One Jeotgalibaca porci genomic region harbors:
- the mscL gene encoding large-conductance mechanosensitive channel protein MscL: MIKEFKEFIMRGNVLDLAVGVIIGAAFSAIVNSLVSDIITPLIVSLTSQAAIGDLAIQIGAATLTYGNFIQAIIDFLIIAFVLFMIIKSANKFKRKNPDMDTEEVEAPTAEEYLREIRDLLASQNTTDKL; this comes from the coding sequence ATGATTAAAGAATTTAAAGAGTTTATTATGCGCGGTAACGTATTAGATTTAGCAGTCGGGGTTATCATTGGGGCAGCCTTCTCAGCAATCGTTAATTCATTAGTTTCTGATATTATTACACCGTTGATTGTCTCTCTGACATCTCAAGCGGCTATTGGTGACTTGGCCATTCAAATTGGTGCTGCTACTTTGACTTACGGTAACTTCATCCAAGCTATTATTGACTTCCTGATCATTGCATTCGTACTGTTTATGATTATCAAATCTGCGAACAAATTCAAACGCAAAAATCCAGATATGGATACAGAAGAAGTGGAAGCACCAACGGCAGAAGAATACCTACGTGAAATCCGTGACCTATTAGCTAGCCAAAACACAACTGACAAGCTGTAA
- a CDS encoding NAD(P)/FAD-dependent oxidoreductase, with protein MMTRNIAIIGGGIVGATAAYYLSRNGHQVTVFDEGTGQATSAAAGIICPWLSKRRNKKWYRLASEGAAFYKQLCKDVQEDGGDASFYTVSGAVLLKKTAKATQEQYEIGLKRREDAPEIGDLKILSKEELTTLLPSIQTQENALYVAGGARLDGDAMVRELLTLVKKAGGEVVRKWQPVDSSLLETYDSVVLATGAWLPQTLEPLGYEVAIRGQKGQLVVLQTGDYENEKLPVIMPEGEIDIIPVGNGKVFVGATHENDLGYDLTVSPDIIANLLAQGETLFTGLEGAETIAVKVGTRAYTPDFSPFFGYVPGATQLLAASGLGSSGLTTGPLIGYQLARLAAGEASTLPLEDYSPAAYITSK; from the coding sequence ATGATGACACGTAACATAGCGATTATCGGCGGCGGCATTGTGGGTGCGACTGCGGCTTATTATTTATCACGGAACGGACACCAAGTTACCGTATTCGACGAAGGAACCGGACAGGCAACGTCTGCGGCTGCCGGCATTATTTGCCCGTGGCTTTCTAAACGCCGGAATAAGAAATGGTACCGGCTCGCTTCAGAAGGAGCTGCATTTTATAAACAACTTTGTAAAGATGTTCAGGAAGATGGCGGAGACGCGTCTTTCTATACTGTATCCGGCGCGGTTTTATTGAAAAAAACGGCCAAAGCAACCCAGGAACAATACGAAATCGGGTTGAAGCGACGTGAAGATGCACCCGAGATTGGGGACTTAAAGATTTTGAGTAAAGAGGAACTTACGACTTTACTCCCTTCTATTCAAACACAAGAAAATGCCCTATACGTAGCAGGCGGCGCGCGCTTAGATGGTGATGCGATGGTACGAGAACTTCTCACCCTGGTAAAAAAAGCAGGCGGAGAAGTCGTTAGAAAATGGCAACCCGTCGACTCCTCATTACTAGAGACATACGACTCTGTAGTTCTTGCTACCGGTGCTTGGTTGCCGCAAACCTTAGAACCACTCGGCTATGAAGTTGCGATTCGAGGACAGAAAGGTCAACTCGTTGTCCTTCAAACAGGTGATTACGAGAATGAAAAGTTGCCCGTTATTATGCCCGAAGGTGAAATTGACATTATTCCAGTTGGAAATGGAAAAGTATTTGTAGGTGCCACCCACGAAAATGATTTGGGCTACGATTTGACTGTTTCTCCAGATATTATTGCGAATCTACTTGCACAAGGTGAGACTTTATTTACCGGCCTTGAAGGTGCTGAAACCATCGCAGTAAAAGTCGGGACGCGGGCTTATACGCCTGACTTCAGTCCCTTTTTCGGTTATGTCCCAGGTGCTACACAGTTACTGGCAGCAAGCGGTCTGGGTTCTTCTGGGTTAACAACCGGCCCACTCATTGGGTATCAACTGGCCCGTTTAGCCGCAGGAGAAGCCAGTACATTGCCGCTTGAGGATTATAGTCCTGCAGCCTACATAACCTCTAAATAA
- a CDS encoding glutamate-5-semialdehyde dehydrogenase: protein MNNMLETMGRQAKITANILRKTKTAQKNQALLAMEAALIKNQAAIIVANEKDIARAEERGLTPPMIERLTLTPDRIQAMADSIRQIAGLPDPVGYIEEMKTNEDGLRIGKQRVPLGVIGIIYESRPNVTADAAALCFKSGNTVILRGGKEALESNQAILVALREGLKAADLPIEIIQLITDPSRELATAFMQTNEYLDCLIPRGGAGLIQNVLKNATVPVIETGVGNCHLYIDKDADLEMATRILVNAKCDRPSVCNAIENLIVHTEVADAFLPVFAEALQPYAVEIRGDEKTCAILPQAIPVTAEDYDTEFLDMTLAVKVASHYDTAVAHIQKHSTGHSEIIVTDNYQTALDFHADIDAAAVYVNASSRFTDGGCFGLGGEIGISTQKLHARGPMGLNELTSYKYIIFGEGQIRGLTGDTFKR, encoded by the coding sequence ATGAATAATATGCTCGAAACAATGGGTAGACAGGCAAAAATAACCGCAAATATTTTGCGTAAGACAAAAACAGCCCAGAAAAACCAAGCTTTACTGGCTATGGAAGCAGCTCTGATAAAGAATCAAGCAGCGATTATCGTCGCAAACGAAAAAGATATCGCACGTGCTGAAGAACGCGGTTTGACGCCACCTATGATTGAACGTTTAACCCTCACTCCGGACCGTATCCAAGCAATGGCCGATAGTATTCGCCAAATTGCCGGCCTACCCGATCCAGTCGGTTATATTGAGGAAATGAAAACAAACGAAGATGGCCTGCGAATTGGGAAACAACGGGTGCCGCTTGGTGTGATTGGGATTATTTATGAATCACGTCCAAATGTAACTGCCGATGCTGCCGCACTTTGTTTCAAATCCGGCAATACCGTTATTTTACGGGGTGGAAAAGAAGCATTAGAATCCAACCAAGCGATTCTTGTCGCTTTACGGGAAGGTTTGAAAGCGGCCGATCTACCGATTGAGATCATCCAACTTATTACCGATCCTTCGCGTGAACTGGCAACTGCCTTTATGCAAACGAATGAATATTTAGACTGCCTTATTCCACGTGGTGGTGCTGGGCTTATTCAAAATGTTTTGAAAAATGCGACTGTTCCGGTTATTGAAACGGGAGTCGGGAATTGTCACCTTTACATTGATAAGGACGCCGACTTAGAAATGGCGACCCGTATCTTAGTAAATGCAAAGTGCGACCGCCCTTCCGTCTGTAACGCCATTGAGAATTTAATTGTGCATACCGAAGTCGCTGATGCCTTTTTACCTGTATTCGCAGAGGCGCTTCAACCCTATGCAGTTGAAATACGTGGTGACGAAAAAACGTGTGCGATCCTGCCCCAAGCTATTCCAGTAACGGCCGAAGATTACGATACGGAATTCTTGGATATGACATTGGCAGTAAAAGTGGCCAGTCACTACGATACCGCAGTAGCTCATATTCAGAAACATTCCACTGGTCACTCTGAAATCATCGTGACCGATAACTACCAAACGGCCCTTGATTTCCATGCTGATATCGATGCAGCGGCTGTTTATGTAAATGCTTCTTCTCGCTTTACCGATGGCGGTTGCTTTGGCTTAGGCGGCGAAATTGGGATTAGTACGCAAAAACTACACGCACGAGGACCTATGGGATTGAATGAACTGACTTCCTATAAATATATTATTTTTGGTGAAGGTCAAATCCGTGGCCTCACTGGCGATACATTTAAACGCTAA
- the proB gene encoding glutamate 5-kinase produces MRKKLQNSKRIVIKIGTSSLMTTNGKVNYQQFDRLAYVLSTLNKAGKEIVLVSSGAMGVGMDKLNISKRPVSIPGQQAISAIGQCEMMNLYSRFFSHYNQTVGQILLTRDIIEFPESLKNVTNTFDALLEMAIIPVVNENDTVAVEELDHQTKFGDNDQLSAIVANIVGADMLIMLSDIDGFYDKNPTTNPDATLYHTISDVTEDVMAKAGGEGSAFGTGGMITKLKAARYLLQHNREMVLAKAEDLTIIFDILEGYEIGTYFTAKPEIIKEAE; encoded by the coding sequence ATACGAAAAAAACTACAAAACAGTAAACGCATTGTCATCAAAATTGGAACCAGTTCTTTAATGACTACCAACGGAAAAGTGAACTATCAACAATTCGACCGTCTGGCTTATGTGCTTTCAACTCTGAATAAAGCCGGCAAAGAAATCGTGCTTGTTTCTTCCGGTGCGATGGGCGTCGGCATGGACAAGTTGAATATTTCTAAACGCCCGGTTTCTATTCCCGGCCAACAAGCCATTTCTGCCATTGGGCAATGTGAAATGATGAATCTTTACTCACGTTTTTTCTCTCACTACAATCAAACAGTCGGCCAAATTTTATTAACGCGTGATATTATCGAATTTCCAGAGAGTTTGAAAAATGTTACCAATACCTTTGATGCGCTTCTTGAGATGGCGATTATTCCTGTCGTGAATGAAAATGACACTGTTGCAGTCGAGGAATTGGATCACCAAACCAAATTTGGTGATAACGACCAGTTATCTGCGATTGTAGCGAATATTGTCGGTGCCGATATGCTGATTATGCTGTCCGATATTGATGGTTTTTATGACAAAAATCCAACGACTAATCCCGACGCGACGCTTTACCATACTATTTCAGATGTAACCGAAGATGTGATGGCAAAAGCGGGTGGTGAAGGTTCAGCATTTGGTACCGGAGGCATGATTACGAAGTTAAAAGCGGCACGGTATTTATTGCAACATAACCGGGAAATGGTATTGGCGAAAGCAGAGGACCTGACGATTATCTTTGATATTCTCGAAGGATACGAGATTGGCACCTATTTCACTGCTAAACCCGAGATTATAAAGGAGGCCGAATAA
- a CDS encoding SDR family NAD(P)-dependent oxidoreductase, which yields MLHLNDKVAIVTGAAMGMGKSTAELFAKAGAKVIVADYNVEQGQAAADEIKANGGEATFIQVDVSIEEEVKNLVEKTVETYGRLDVAVNNAAITPDDKPIAEMDMDYYERLMAVDLKGVMLCMKYEIKQMLAQGSPGSIVNTSSVSGLRPQPSNPAYVTAKHGVMGATKSAAMDYSPQGIRINTVCPGAIDTPMLQNALLQFNLDPEEYAKKLSMLGRFAQSEEVAHANLWLCSDLSSYVTGATIAVDGGYTAM from the coding sequence ATGCTTCATTTGAATGATAAAGTTGCAATTGTTACGGGCGCTGCGATGGGAATGGGAAAATCAACGGCAGAATTATTTGCAAAAGCAGGAGCAAAGGTTATTGTTGCTGATTATAACGTTGAACAAGGACAAGCAGCTGCCGATGAAATAAAAGCAAACGGTGGCGAAGCAACCTTTATTCAAGTGGATGTATCCATCGAAGAAGAAGTTAAAAACTTAGTCGAAAAAACAGTGGAAACGTATGGTCGACTGGATGTCGCTGTAAACAACGCGGCTATTACACCCGATGACAAACCGATTGCAGAAATGGATATGGATTATTACGAGCGTTTAATGGCAGTCGATTTAAAGGGGGTTATGCTGTGCATGAAATATGAAATCAAACAAATGCTTGCACAAGGCAGCCCCGGTTCTATTGTTAACACTTCATCGGTTAGCGGCTTGCGCCCACAGCCGTCCAATCCAGCTTATGTAACGGCGAAACACGGTGTAATGGGAGCAACGAAGTCCGCCGCCATGGATTATTCGCCACAAGGAATTCGCATCAATACGGTTTGTCCGGGTGCCATTGATACACCGATGTTACAGAATGCGTTGCTTCAATTTAATCTTGATCCTGAAGAATACGCGAAGAAATTAAGTATGTTGGGCCGCTTTGCACAATCAGAAGAAGTTGCGCACGCCAACCTCTGGCTTTGTTCCGACCTCTCTTCATACGTTACCGGGGCAACCATTGCAGTTGATGGCGGCTATACTGCGATGTAA
- a CDS encoding general stress protein, with the protein MVLKNRYIIGCYDSVEKVTNVITELKNKGCANEDITLITHENFHQKYDAPTAPEVTTEERLCNEVRSTVKVEQNYTPDFRTDDDPLYGYQEQLENGCVLVLVKGTQKNLLETETEEESQYLDEPIDNQAFLDATDAMRTNVITSTGNGAQESGLADAAVPEPLLPDNSPHVERE; encoded by the coding sequence ATGGTACTAAAAAATCGCTACATTATTGGTTGTTATGACTCAGTTGAAAAAGTGACAAACGTGATTACAGAGCTGAAGAATAAAGGCTGCGCAAATGAAGATATTACGTTGATTACGCATGAGAATTTTCATCAGAAATATGATGCACCGACGGCTCCGGAAGTGACAACAGAAGAACGGTTGTGTAATGAAGTGCGTAGCACGGTGAAAGTGGAGCAAAATTATACGCCTGATTTCCGTACCGACGATGATCCGCTTTATGGCTATCAAGAGCAGTTGGAAAACGGGTGTGTACTCGTTTTGGTGAAGGGAACCCAAAAGAATTTACTAGAGACGGAGACAGAAGAAGAAAGCCAATATTTGGACGAACCGATTGATAATCAAGCGTTTTTGGATGCGACTGACGCGATGCGGACCAATGTTATTACGAGTACCGGTAATGGGGCGCAGGAGAGCGGCTTGGCTGATGCAGCTGTGCCAGAACCCTTGCTCCCTGACAATAGCCCACATGTAGAAAGAGAATAA
- the mgsA gene encoding methylglyoxal synthase, giving the protein MKIAMIAHDRKKDLMIQLCTAYQPVLEKHELFATGTTGLRISEATGLKVHRFKSGPLGGDQQIGALISENEMDVVIFLRDPLAAMPHEPDVTALIRLSDVYDIPLATNIGTAEVLLRGLDVGLIDWRQFYNSDEKDGLEPGF; this is encoded by the coding sequence ATGAAAATTGCAATGATTGCGCACGATCGTAAGAAAGATTTGATGATTCAACTTTGTACGGCGTATCAACCTGTATTGGAAAAACATGAATTATTTGCAACAGGGACAACGGGATTAAGGATTTCAGAAGCAACAGGGTTAAAGGTTCATCGCTTTAAATCCGGTCCACTAGGCGGTGATCAGCAGATTGGTGCCTTAATTTCTGAAAATGAAATGGATGTTGTTATCTTCCTGCGTGATCCATTGGCTGCGATGCCACATGAGCCGGACGTAACAGCCTTGATTCGCTTAAGTGACGTTTACGACATTCCTTTGGCAACCAATATCGGAACAGCAGAAGTTTTGTTGCGCGGCTTGGATGTGGGACTGATTGATTGGCGACAATTTTACAATTCTGATGAAAAAGATGGGTTAGAACCAGGATTTTAA
- the nrdD gene encoding anaerobic ribonucleoside-triphosphate reductase, whose protein sequence is MMPFKIEKIVAAIEKANHMNGQSDSEDAAELQNIINKIHIQMQSYTGEKITTEAIHERVESMLATSELTQTAANYHQYRLNKRKARESQRSIESRVQSLIQADETILNENANKDSRVFNTIRDLTAGVTAKALGLRMLPAHVENAHLRGDIHFHDLDYHPYSPMTNCCLIDFEYMFEQGFTIGNAEVEKPKSIQTAAAQMAQIIANVSSSQYGGTSADRIDELLSPYAQMNEQKHRAEAEKWVQSDKQADYAWEKTKKDIYDAMQSLEYEVNTLYTSNGQTPFVTFGFGLGTNRYEREIQKAILAVRIQGLGKERRTAIFPKLVFGIRDGVNLRPTDPNYDIKQRAIECATKRMYPDIINYDKLVALTGSYKVPMGCRSFLQSWQDADGNEVTNGRMNLGVVTLNVPRIAIESNGDMQEFWQLLRERIAIVKDALVYRVERVKEARPENAPILYMNGAWGHKLTAEEDVDTLFKNKRATVSMGYIGLYESAAVFYGPAWEKNPEAKAFTLEILKELKRNCDNWGNEYGYHFSVYATPSESLTDRFCRLDMEKFGEVSDVTSKGYYTNSFHYDVRKKPLPFEKLDFEKDYPVYSSGGFIHYCEYPNIRQNPKALEAVWDYAYDKVGYLGTNTPIDKCFECGYSGDFNPTARGFECPHCGNHNPETCDVVKRTCGYLGNPQKRPMVSGRHKEILARKKHM, encoded by the coding sequence ATGATGCCATTCAAAATCGAAAAAATTGTGGCTGCTATTGAAAAAGCCAATCATATGAACGGACAAAGTGATAGTGAAGATGCTGCGGAACTACAAAACATCATCAACAAAATTCACATTCAAATGCAGTCTTATACAGGTGAAAAAATTACAACAGAAGCTATTCATGAACGCGTTGAGAGTATGTTGGCAACGAGTGAACTGACCCAAACGGCTGCCAATTATCATCAGTATCGCCTCAACAAAAGAAAAGCTAGAGAGTCACAACGCAGTATTGAATCACGTGTTCAAAGTCTCATCCAAGCAGATGAAACGATTTTGAATGAAAATGCCAATAAAGATAGTCGCGTATTTAATACAATCCGTGATTTAACCGCCGGGGTAACAGCAAAAGCACTAGGTCTCAGAATGTTGCCCGCGCATGTCGAAAATGCGCATTTACGTGGTGATATTCATTTCCATGATTTGGACTACCATCCTTATTCCCCGATGACTAATTGCTGCTTGATTGATTTTGAATATATGTTCGAACAGGGCTTTACGATTGGGAATGCAGAAGTTGAGAAACCAAAATCGATTCAAACAGCAGCTGCTCAAATGGCACAAATCATTGCAAATGTGTCCAGCAGTCAATATGGGGGAACCAGTGCTGACCGTATTGATGAATTACTTTCTCCTTACGCACAAATGAATGAACAAAAACACCGCGCCGAAGCAGAAAAATGGGTGCAATCCGATAAGCAAGCGGACTACGCGTGGGAAAAAACGAAGAAAGATATTTACGATGCGATGCAAAGTCTGGAGTATGAAGTCAATACACTCTATACTTCGAATGGACAGACGCCTTTTGTGACGTTTGGATTTGGTCTAGGAACCAATCGCTATGAACGCGAAATTCAAAAAGCCATTCTGGCTGTGCGCATTCAAGGACTGGGGAAAGAACGCCGCACGGCTATTTTCCCGAAATTAGTTTTTGGTATTCGCGATGGTGTCAACTTACGGCCGACTGATCCAAACTACGATATCAAGCAACGCGCAATTGAATGTGCAACGAAGCGGATGTATCCTGACATCATAAATTATGATAAGTTGGTCGCATTAACCGGTTCTTATAAAGTGCCCATGGGCTGTCGTTCTTTCTTACAAAGTTGGCAAGATGCTGACGGCAATGAGGTAACTAACGGCCGGATGAACTTGGGTGTGGTGACTTTGAATGTACCCCGCATTGCAATTGAATCAAATGGTGATATGCAGGAGTTTTGGCAACTCTTACGCGAGCGTATCGCAATTGTGAAAGACGCACTTGTTTATCGCGTAGAGCGTGTGAAAGAGGCACGCCCGGAAAACGCACCTATTTTATATATGAATGGGGCATGGGGACACAAATTAACGGCAGAAGAAGATGTGGATACGTTGTTCAAAAATAAACGGGCAACGGTATCAATGGGATACATTGGACTTTATGAAAGTGCCGCAGTTTTTTATGGACCGGCGTGGGAAAAGAATCCTGAAGCAAAAGCATTTACCCTAGAGATTCTGAAAGAGTTAAAGCGTAATTGTGATAACTGGGGAAATGAATATGGCTATCACTTCAGCGTTTATGCGACACCAAGCGAAAGTTTAACAGACCGTTTTTGCCGACTGGACATGGAAAAATTTGGAGAAGTTTCAGATGTTACGTCGAAAGGCTACTATACGAACAGTTTCCACTATGATGTGCGCAAGAAACCATTGCCTTTTGAAAAACTAGACTTTGAAAAGGATTATCCGGTGTATTCATCAGGCGGCTTTATTCATTACTGTGAATATCCCAATATTCGTCAAAATCCGAAAGCGCTAGAGGCTGTTTGGGATTATGCTTATGATAAAGTGGGGTACTTAGGAACAAACACGCCTATCGATAAATGTTTTGAATGTGGCTATAGTGGCGATTTCAATCCGACTGCCAGAGGCTTTGAATGCCCGCACTGCGGAAATCATAACCCTGAAACGTGCGATGTCGTGAAGCGTACATGCGGGTATCTCGGGAATCCTCAAAAACGTCCGATGGTATCAGGCCGCCACAAAGAAATTTTAGCACGTAAGAAACATATGTAG
- the nrdG gene encoding anaerobic ribonucleoside-triphosphate reductase activating protein has translation MRHPEPGEWTSEQYSRGKVASYKPFNFVDGEGVRNSLYVSGCLFACAGCYNKVAQSFSYGERYTPELEERILKDLEPDYVQGLTLLGGEPFLNTGILLPLVNKVREKFGKEKDIWSWTGYTWEELQVETADKIELLERVDILVDGRFELAKQDLTLQFRGSSNQRIIKVKESLKQSAVVLWNA, from the coding sequence TTGCGACATCCAGAGCCGGGTGAATGGACATCCGAACAGTATTCACGGGGGAAAGTAGCGAGCTATAAGCCATTTAATTTTGTGGATGGTGAAGGCGTCCGCAATAGTTTGTATGTGAGCGGCTGCTTATTTGCGTGTGCGGGCTGTTACAATAAAGTTGCACAGTCGTTTAGCTACGGCGAACGCTATACACCAGAACTGGAAGAAAGAATTTTAAAAGATTTGGAACCTGATTATGTTCAAGGCTTAACGCTTTTGGGCGGAGAACCATTTTTGAATACCGGTATCTTATTGCCTTTAGTTAATAAAGTGCGGGAAAAATTCGGTAAAGAAAAAGATATTTGGAGTTGGACGGGCTACACGTGGGAGGAACTTCAAGTTGAAACAGCGGATAAAATAGAGTTGCTCGAACGTGTAGATATTTTAGTTGATGGTCGTTTCGAGTTAGCTAAACAGGATTTAACGTTACAATTTCGTGGCAGTTCCAATCAGCGTATAATCAAAGTCAAAGAAAGTCTGAAGCAGAGCGCAGTAGTGTTGTGGAACGCATAA
- a CDS encoding SDR family oxidoreductase, producing MTDANLNDPRKMYYSEKFPVQEQNTPALQDKMDPKPDCGEESYKGYNRLEGRRALITGGDSGIGRAAAIAYAREGADVAIQFFPGEEPDAEEVKALIEKEGRKALLLPYDLRDDNAATEIVTRTVDAFGGLDLLVLNAAQQIAQPSLSDLTMKQVHDTFKVNIISMFETVKAAEEHLKPGSAIITTTSVQSFDPSDPLMDYAATKGAISNFTVSLSSYFADKGVRANAVAPGPIWTPLQLDSGQLDGAIPEFGQSSLIKRAGQPVELAPVYVLLASDEGSYITGQIYGVTGGQNIGL from the coding sequence ATGACTGATGCAAATTTGAACGATCCGCGTAAGATGTATTACAGCGAAAAGTTCCCTGTTCAAGAGCAAAACACTCCCGCTCTTCAAGACAAGATGGATCCAAAACCAGATTGTGGTGAAGAAAGTTATAAAGGTTATAACCGTCTCGAAGGCCGCCGTGCACTCATTACCGGTGGGGATTCCGGAATTGGTCGTGCCGCTGCGATTGCATATGCGCGCGAAGGTGCCGATGTTGCGATTCAATTCTTCCCAGGTGAAGAACCGGATGCAGAAGAAGTAAAAGCTTTAATCGAAAAAGAAGGCCGTAAAGCATTGCTGCTTCCGTATGATTTACGTGACGATAACGCCGCTACAGAAATTGTAACGCGCACAGTGGATGCATTTGGCGGATTAGATCTTTTAGTCTTAAATGCTGCCCAACAAATTGCCCAACCTTCGCTGAGTGATTTAACGATGAAACAAGTTCACGATACATTTAAAGTAAACATTATCAGTATGTTCGAAACCGTTAAAGCGGCGGAAGAACACTTGAAACCAGGGAGTGCGATTATTACGACGACTTCGGTTCAGTCGTTTGATCCAAGTGACCCATTAATGGATTATGCTGCTACGAAAGGCGCAATCAGTAACTTTACTGTTTCCTTGTCGTCTTACTTTGCCGACAAAGGTGTCCGTGCAAATGCAGTCGCTCCAGGCCCAATCTGGACACCATTGCAATTGGACAGCGGGCAATTAGACGGTGCGATTCCTGAATTCGGTCAAAGCAGCTTGATTAAGCGCGCAGGCCAACCAGTCGAACTTGCTCCTGTTTATGTGTTGCTTGCTTCAGATGAAGGAAGTTACATTACCGGACAAATTTACGGCGTAACCGGTGGACAAAACATCGGATTATAG
- a CDS encoding GNAT family N-acetyltransferase, with product MIIIKEITPETKADLQLKNEPFEIRGRMLVTRTSAEWQHEVTLFEEKMQMTFPDEAYDFDAVVADGFALGAYDYDSGKCVGLAIMKNDWFKYMYLTDLKVNQAYRKQGVAYQLIEAALYMAQERGYAGIFTIGQDNNVNACEFYLRSGFEIGGYNTRGYRHTVQEDKADIYFYWDAPKSSNSYQ from the coding sequence ATGATTATAATAAAAGAAATAACACCAGAAACGAAGGCAGACTTGCAGTTGAAAAATGAACCATTTGAAATCCGCGGGCGCATGCTTGTGACACGGACATCAGCTGAGTGGCAGCATGAAGTTACATTGTTTGAAGAAAAAATGCAGATGACCTTCCCCGATGAAGCATATGATTTTGACGCGGTGGTTGCAGATGGATTTGCGTTGGGTGCTTATGATTATGATAGCGGGAAATGTGTCGGTTTGGCAATTATGAAAAATGATTGGTTCAAGTATATGTATCTGACCGATTTGAAAGTAAACCAAGCGTACCGCAAACAAGGTGTGGCTTATCAATTAATTGAGGCTGCTCTTTACATGGCACAGGAACGAGGTTATGCCGGCATCTTTACAATCGGCCAAGATAACAATGTGAATGCCTGTGAATTTTATTTGCGCAGTGGTTTTGAAATTGGTGGCTACAACACGCGCGGATACAGGCATACTGTACAGGAAGATAAAGCGGATATTTATTTTTATTGGGATGCACCTAAAAGTTCGAATTCTTATCAATAG
- a CDS encoding ABC transporter ATP-binding protein, whose amino-acid sequence MTLAVNNLTVRYGERTILDDISFEIEKGSIIGLVAPNGTGKTTLFNAMMRYIPVQEGSIVIDDRTYQNSRRDILALHKKVTFFPDQADLYENFSGREHIQIYAEIWQKDAERVDAIIDQLHMGHYVDRKVQTYSLGMRQRLCFAMMCAANTPIMLMDEVMNGLDPENVNLVSSVLETLRSEGKIIMVASHLLDNLDEYADKVFFLENGRFTYISDHHEAKQTYVKGKISRDAFDALTDLPEGTLYLDSGLCCIPTTDDADAVHYLQLLRANDAQTATVGPLATADHYVRIYDFTTENKE is encoded by the coding sequence ATGACATTAGCAGTAAATAATTTAACCGTTCGTTATGGTGAACGGACGATTTTGGATGATATCAGTTTTGAAATTGAAAAGGGGTCGATTATTGGTCTGGTTGCGCCGAACGGGACCGGGAAAACGACTTTATTTAATGCCATGATGCGCTACATTCCCGTTCAAGAAGGATCGATTGTGATTGATGACAGAACCTATCAAAACAGCCGCCGAGATATTTTAGCGTTGCATAAAAAAGTAACGTTTTTCCCGGATCAAGCAGATCTTTACGAAAACTTTTCCGGTCGTGAGCATATTCAGATTTATGCCGAAATTTGGCAAAAAGATGCGGAACGTGTGGATGCCATTATTGATCAACTGCATATGGGCCATTATGTCGATCGAAAAGTACAGACCTACTCCTTGGGGATGCGCCAACGCTTGTGTTTTGCGATGATGTGCGCAGCCAACACACCGATTATGTTGATGGATGAAGTGATGAACGGGCTGGATCCGGAAAATGTCAATCTCGTCTCCAGCGTATTGGAAACTTTGCGGTCAGAAGGGAAAATTATTATGGTCGCGTCCCACTTGTTGGATAACTTGGATGAGTATGCCGATAAAGTTTTCTTTTTGGAAAACGGCCGCTTTACATATATTTCCGATCATCATGAAGCAAAGCAGACGTACGTGAAAGGAAAAATTTCCCGTGATGCCTTTGATGCCCTGACCGATTTACCTGAAGGAACGTTGTATTTAGACAGCGGCTTGTGCTGTATTCCGACAACGGATGATGCAGATGCCGTGCATTACTTGCAATTGCTACGTGCGAACGACGCACAAACCGCCACAGTCGGACCACTCGCAACAGCGGATCATTACGTCCGCATTTATGATTTCACGACAGAAAATAAGGAGTGA